A section of the Labrus mixtus chromosome 15, fLabMix1.1, whole genome shotgun sequence genome encodes:
- the dhx35 gene encoding probable ATP-dependent RNA helicase DHX35, with translation MAAPLSTMKFWKPGSEAPGISEERELNSETTGSPIIFNPHTALSIEKQRQKLPVFKHRNNILYLVESYQTVIIVGETGCGKTTQIPQYLLEAGWAAEGKVIGVTQPRRVAAISVANRLAEERGALLGHEVGYTIRFDDCSDPHATRIKFLTDGMLVREMMSDPLLKKYSVLMLDEAHERTLYTDIAIGLLKKIQKKRRDLRLIVASATLDAKKFHDFFNLNESGDPNKDTCGILTVEGRTFPVDVFYTVSPVPDYVKATVETVMKIHETEDDGDVLAFLTGQEEVEKVVSLLQEQARTLSRYGMKKHLRILPMYSGLPYAEQMKVFERAPTSVRKIVVATNIAETSITINGVVFVIDCAFVKLRAYNPSTAIESLVITPISKASASQRAGRAGRNRPGKCFRLYTEEDFEKLPASTVPEMQRTNLAPVILQLKALGIDNVLRFSFLSPPPAQTMVQALELLYALGGLDHYGRLTDPMGVRMAEFPLSPMFAKMLLESGNFGCSKEIVTIAAMMQIQNIFVVPPNQKKAAAREHRKFAVAEGDHLTMLNVYEAFIKHQKSSQWCQEHFLNYKGLLRAVTVREQLRRLMNKFKVPRTSSEGDPDVILKCIVFGFFANAARIHHSGSYRTLRDDRELQIHPNSVLFGEKPPKWVVFNEVVQTAKYYMRDVTAVESSWLVELAPHFYKQAKHGSLASKRSRVL, from the exons ATGGCGGCTCCCCTTTCCACGATGAAATTTTGGAAGCCGG GGTCTGAGGCGCCGGGAATCTCCGAGGAACGCGAGCTCAACTCCGAGACCACAGGCTCCCCCATCATCTTCAACCCGCACACCGCCCTCTCCATCGAGAAACAACGACAGAAACTTCCCGTTTTCAAG CACAGAAACAACATCTTATATTTGGTGGAGAGCTACCAGACTGTCATCATAGTTGGGGAGACAGGATGTGGGAAGACAACACAGATACCTcag TACCTACTGGAGGCCGGCTGGGCAGCAGAGGGGAAGGTGATTGGAGTGACACAGCCCCGACGTGTGGCTGCTATCTCT GTAGCTAACCGTTTGGCAGAGGAGCGGGGGGCCTTGCTGGGTCATGAGGTGGGCTACACCATCCGATTTGATGACTGCTCTGATCCCCATGCCACAAGGATCAAG TTCCTTACAGATGGCATGCTGGTCCGGGAGATGATGTCTGACCCTCTTCTGAAAAAATACAG tgtgttgATGCTGGATGAAGCACACGAGAGAACCCTGTACACAGACATAGCCATTGGTCTCCTTAAAAAG ATTCAGAAAAAGCGCCGAGACCTGCGGCTGATCGTGGCCTCTGCCACTCTGGATGCCAAG AAATTTCATGACTTCTTCAATCTGAATGAGTCTGGGGATCCAAACAAGGACACGTGTGGAATTCTGACAGTTGAGGGACGCACCTTTCCAGTGGACGTCTTTTACACTGTCAG TCCTGTCCCAGACTATGTGAAGGCCACAGTGGAGACGGTGATGAAGATCCATGAGACAGAGGATGACGGAGATGTCCTGGCATTTTTAACAGGGCAG gaagaggtggagaaagtGGTGTCCTTACTTCAGGAGCAGGCCAGGACTCTGTCACGATACGGCATGAAGAAACACCTAAGAATTTTGCCCATGTACTCTGGTCTACCTTACGCTGAGCAGATGAAGGTCTTTGAGCGGGCCCCAACATCTGTCCGCAAG aTCGTGGTGGCCACCAACATTGCAGAGACCTCCATCACTATAAACGGAGTTGTGTTTGTCATCGACTGTGCGTTTGTGAAGCTTCGAGCCTATAATCCCAGCACTGCCATCGAATCTCTGGTGATAACTCCAATCTCCAAGGCTTCAGCCAGCCAGAGGGCAGGCAGGGctgggcgaaaccgacctgggAAATGCTTTAGACTGTACACgg AGGAGGACTTTGAGAAACTGCCTGCCTCGACTGTGCCAGAGATGCAGCGCACCAATTTGGCCCCTGTCATCCTGCAGCTCAAAGCGTTAGGCATCGACAACGTGCTGCGGTTCAGCTTCCTTTCT CCTCCCCCTGCTCAGACCATGGTGCAGGCTCTAGAGCTTCTTTACGCTCTTGGAG GTCTGGACCATTACGGGCGTTTGACTGATCCCATGGGGGTGCGGATGGCAGAGTTTCCTCTCAGCCCCATGTTTGCCAAGATGCTCCTAGAGTCTGGAAACTTTGGCTGCTCCAAAGAGATTGTCACCATTGCGGCAATGATGCAGATTCAGAACATATTTGTTGTGCCGCCCAATCAGAAGAAAGCTGCT GCCCGAGAACACAGGAAATTTGCAGTTGCTGAGGGAGACCACCTCACAATGCTGAATGTGTATGAAGCATTCATTaag CACCAGAAGAGCTCCCAGTGGTGTCAGGAACACTTCCTCAACTATAAGGGCCTGCTGCGGGCTGTGACTGTACGAGAGCAGCTCCGGCGACTCATGAACAAGTTTAAGGTTCCGCGGACTTCCAGTGAAG GTGACCCTGATGTGATCTTGAAGTGCATTGTATTTGGGTTTTTTGCAAACGCAGCCCGCATTCACCACTCTGGTTCCTACAG GACTTTACGAGATGACCGTGAGCTTCAAATCCACCCTAACTCTGTGCTATTTGGAGAGAAGCCTCCAAAATG GGTTGTTTTCAATGAAGTGGTGCAGACAGCAAAGTACTACATGCGTGATGTGACTGCTGTTGAGTCGTCCTGGTTGGTTGAGCTGGCCCCTCACTTTTACAAGCAGGCCAAG cATGGTTCGCTGGCCAGCAAGAGATCGCGGGTCCTCTGA
- the rab5if gene encoding uncharacterized protein RAB5IF: MTSNLKRKEESHLLNGGVKQSTWSKAFNSNAVWEEKDEFLDVIYWLRQIIAVILGVIWGVAPLKGFLGIAIFCIINAGVLYVYFSSFQQIDEEEYGGTWELTKEGFMTSFALFLVVWIIFYTALHFD; the protein is encoded by the exons ATGACGAGCAATTTAAAGCGGAAAGAAGAAAGTCATCTGCTGAATGGGGGTGTAAAACAGTCCACATGGAGCAAAGCCTTCAACAGTAATGCTGTTTGGGAAGAGAAG gacGAGTTTTTAGATGTGATTTACTGGCTTCGGCAAATAATCGCAGTAATCCTTGGCGTGATATGGGGTGTCGCGCCATTGAAAGGTTTCCTGGGAATAGCCAT ATTCTGCATCATCAATGCCGGGGTCCTGTACGTATACTTCAGCAGCTTTCAGCAGATTGATGAGGAGGAGTATGGTGGAACGTGGGAACTCACCAAAGAAGGTTTCATGACGTCTTTTGCTCTGTTTCTG gtGGTGTGGATAATCTTTTACACAGCTCTACATTTTGACTGA
- the zhx3b gene encoding zinc fingers and homeoboxes protein 3, with translation MASKRKSKVPCMIPSKIIRQAEEVEQDSPVSLHQSRISGGGRHSPLDPKQCSKPEAGDAVKDGAGTYTCRPCTFETHDLNLFLDHVYSGHPDFRADPSFFCVSCGVSAPKFEGLALHNARVHPSTLNTTLQLRKKDRRVVVEQNLVTGGETGKDSEISITKTPIMRMLKGKSEPKRIVVSHPVSDEPSLDPHSSSASRESERKETAAVTVTHVPTIVHNGTTKVTLPSAIQIVNGSGALPMLKTPITQVVSVVQNRTFNQSASITASTNASSTSSHSSSKNLPKVMIPLSSIPTYSASMDSSSFLKTSFSKFPYPTKAELCYLTVVTKFPEEQIKIWFTAQRLKQGISWSPEEIEEARRKMFNTIIQTTPAGSQNHNQSHRSQAQHTITVLPASLGAAGIPQFLQGSLVGQGGVIVTQPVMANGIQVSSAPVALAVTPKPQAAARPMMQARPAAALVADKGISMVVGTVGSSSSTASHIITSNSSRSGGGGSIITSSQASVINLSLGSSNHSNAKGSSVNGKHRGANADCNDKKNSNVSSHVNAKNTDSSKANNSTGQSNNTESKNSTDKKSNNGNSRTVSDEQKSKDTNSSSEKNNPTSTSTDEVDPPTSDSPTIRMEDASSPASKSSSPAPSSSTPGSRTPVNSFLDPSFYKGKKSQEQLNALKDSFQTGQFPDQEEVDRLISMTGLTVREVRKWFSDRRYHFRNLKGPRSSTGGQSKSGGAAGAGSGSSTPGSGAAGGANPVDLSDSGSSSGSKTPQHSSAPLSPTASHTPTSPTTPSRRNPRPPSPDFTAIRYKEREPHQVKALETSFAQDPDPQGEEVDRLRSETKMTRREIHGWFAERRKRMAAEKRKEEAERVLRQEEGENDGEERQKEDSSGELKVNPIKINLKMLKVTEANGKAEGEGSDSPTLPLQSSSTPASSPSSTPKPPQSSTPTPKTSNSPKPSTIRGKKTAEQLQLLKQVYARTQWPSATQYDELISGTGLPRPEVVRWFGDCRYMQKNGQLKWLDAHQKIALEEELQKVDEQILQACFDTHGGLQESQLQELAEASGLTADLVRYWFSTKASLHGVEHTAAAVVARGAATDPQKGSSPLEPQPGGGTEEKMEQSVCGFSTEAEEANPDKTVNPTEGTD, from the exons ATGGCAAGCAAGAGGAAATCCAAGGTTCCTTGTATGATCCCAAGCAAGATAATACGCCAAGCAGAGGAGGTTGAACAAGACTCTCCTGTCTCCTTGCATCAGTCAAGGATATCTGGAGGGGGCAGACATAGCCCCCTCGATCCAAAACAGTGTTCAAAACCCGAGGCGGGGGACGCTGTGAAAGACGGCGCTGGCACTTACACCTGTAGGCCTTGTACCTTTGAAACCCATGACCTTAACTTGTTCTTGGATCATGTGTACTCTGGTCACCCTGACTTCCGTGCGGACCCCAGCTTCTTTTGTGTGAGCTGTGGGGTTTCCGCGCCCAAGTTTGAGGGGCTGGCCCTGCATAATGCCAGGGTACACCCAAGCACTCTGAACACAACTCTGCAGCTGAGGAAGAAGGACAGGAGAGTAGTAGTGGAACAGAATCTGGTGACTGGGGGAGAAACGGGGAAGGACAGTGAGATTTCCATCACTAAAACACCAATTATGAGGATGCTGAAGGGGAAATCCGAACCTAAACGGATAGTGGTGTCTCACCCAGTCTCGGATGAGCCTTCCTTAGACCCCCACTCTAGTTCTGCATccagggagagtgagagaaaggagACCGCTGCAGTGACAGTAACCCATGTTCCCACAATTGTTCACAACGGAACGACCAAGGTCACGCTGCCCTCTGCAATCCAGATAGTTAACGGCTCTGGAGCATTGCCAATGCTCAAAACTCCCATCACACAG GTGGTCTCTGTGGTTCAAAACAGAACCTTTAATCAATCTGCATCAATCACAGCCTCCACAAAcgcttcctccacctcctcgcATTCTTCCTCCAAAAATCTCCCCAAG GTGATGATTCCATTGAGCAGCATTCCTACCTACAGTGCCTCCATGgattcctcttcctttttgaaGACCTCCTTCAGTAAGTTCCCGTACCCCACCAAGGCCGAGCTCTGTTACCTGACCGTGGTCACAAAGTTCCCCGAAGAGCAGATCAAGATCTGGTTCACCGCGCAGAGACTCAAACAAGGCATCAGCTGGTCTCCTGAGGAGATCGAAGAGGCGCGGAGGAAGATGTTTAACACCATCATCCAGACGACACCTGCAGGCTCGCAGAACCACAACCAGAGTCACCGCAGCCAGGCTCAGCACACAATCACAGTCCTGCCTGCCTCTCTCGGGGCTGCTGGGATCCCTCAATTCCTGCAGGGCTCTCTCGTTGGCCAGGGAGGGGTAATTGTTACGCAGCCTGTGATGGCAAACGGTATCCAGGTTAGCAGTGCTCCCGTGGCCCTGGCTGTCACGCCGAAGCCCCAGGCAGCAGCGCGCCCAATGATGCAGGCCCGTCCTGCTGCGGCCCTGGTGGCAGATAAAGGCATCAGCATGGTGGTGGGGACAGtggggagcagcagcagcactgcaaGCCACATCATTACCAGTAATAGTAGTAGGAGTGGGGGAGGAGGAAGTATTATTACAAGCAGCCAAGCCAGTGTCATCAACCTTAGTCTTGGAAGCAGTAATCACAGTAATGCAAAGGGGAGCAGTGTCAATGGTAAACACAGAGGGGCAAATGCTGACTGCAATGACAAGAAAAATAGTAATGTAAGCAGCCATGTAAATGCCAAGAACACTGATAGCAGCAAAGCCAACAACAGCACTGGGCAGagtaacaacacagagagcaaaaaCAGTACAGACAAAAAATCTAATAACGGTAACAGCAGAACAGTCAGTGATGAACAGAAGAGCAAAGATACCAACAGTAGCAGCGAAAAAAACAACCCAACCAGTACAAGCACAGACGAAGTGGACCCTCCCACCAGCGATTCTCCCACCATAAGAATGGAGGATGCTTCTTCCCCCGCATCAAAGtcttcctctccagctccttcaAGCAGCACGCCTGGCTCTCGGACTCCCGTTAACTCTTTCCTGGACCCGAGCTTTTACAAGGGCAAGAAGTCACAGGAGCAGCTCAACGCTCTGAAGGACAGCTTTCAGACCGGCCAGTTTCCCGACCAGGAGGAAGTGGACCGCCTCATCTCCATGACCGGGCTCACGGTGCGAGAAGTCCGCAAGTGGTTCAGTGACCGGCGCTACCACTTTCGCAACCTCAAAGGTCCGCGCTCCAGCACAGGTGGACAGAGTAAGTCTGGCGGTGCAGCGGGAGCAGGTAGCGGTTCAAGTACGCCTGGGAGTGGTGCTGCTGGCGGTGCCAACCCTGTGGATCTGTCTGACAGCGGCAGCAGTTCTGGCTCAAAAACGCCCCAGCACAGTTCTGCACCCCTGAGTCCAACTGCATCACACACTCCCACTTCTCCCACCACGCCTTCCCGCCGGAACCCAAGACCTCCGTCACCTGATTTCACGGCCATCCGCTACAAGGAGAGAGAACCTCATCAG gTGAAGGCTCTAGAGACGAGTTTTGCCCAGGACCCTGACCcacaaggagaggaggtggacaGGCTGCGAAGTGAGACCAAGATGACAAGACGGGAGATCCACGGCTGGTTcgctgagaggaggaagagaatggCAGCtgagaaaaggaaagaggaggcagagcgggtgttgagacaggaggagggggagaatgacggggaggagagacagaaagaggacaGTTCGGGAGAACTTAAAGTCAACCCCATTAAGATCAATCTGAAGATGCTCAAAGTGACTGAAGCCAATGGCAAAGCTGAGGGCGAAGGGTCGGACAGCCCCACTTTACCCCTTCAGTCCAGCAGCACGCCTGCATCTTCCCCATCATCTACCCCAAAACCACCCCAGTCCTCCACCCCTACACCCAAAACCTCCAACTCCCCCAAACCGTCAACCATTCGAGGTAAGAAGACAGCAGAGCAGCTGCAACTGCTCAAACAAGTCTACGCACGGACACAGTGGCCAAGCGCCACTCAGTACGATGAACTGATCTCAGGTACTGGACTGCCCAGACCGGAGGTAGTGCGCTGGTTTGGGGACTGTCGCTACATGCAGAAGAACGGACAGCTGAAGTGGCTTGACGCTCACCAGAAAATCGCTCTGGAAGAAGAGCTTCAGAAGGTTGATGAACAGATCCTCCAGGCCTGCTTTGACACCCACGGGGGGCTGCAGGAGTCACAG TTGCAGGAACTGGCCGAGGCTAGtggtttaactgcagacttggTGAGATATTGGTTCAGCACCAAGGCGTCTTTGCACGGGGTggaacacactgctgctgctgtagttgcTCGAGGTGCAGCAACTGACCCACAAAAAGGATCCTCCCCTTTGGAGCCACAGCCAGGAGGTGGGACGGAGGAGAAAATGGAGCAGTCGGTGTGTGGTTTCTCAACAGAGGCGGAGGAGGCCAACCCTGACAAGACTGTGAATCCTACTGAAG GAACTGACTGA